GCTGCGCTGGTGTTCGGTCGTACAAACATGCCGACATTTGGAATTATTTCCTGAACAGATGTACCACAGCGGCCACCCGCCCTCCAATACGCCTCCTCAACGCTGGCAGGGCCGCCGGCCGAACGTGACCCGCTCCCACCCTCCCAGGTCCCGTCGGCTGGCCACCGCGACATAGCCACCGGCCTCCAGCAGGCCGCGAACGGCGGCGGCCTGGCCATGGCCGTGCTCCAGCACGAGCCAGCCCCCCGCCAGCAGATGCCCCATGCCCTGCTCGGCGAGGTGGCGCAGGTCGGCCAGCCCGTCCTCCGCCGCAACCAGAGCGCTGCTGGGCTCGAAGCGCACGTCGCCCTGCGCCAGGTGCGGATCCCCGGCATCGATATAGGGGGGGTTCGCCGCGATCAGGGTGAAGCGCTCCCCGGACAGGGCAGCGAACCAGTCGCTGAGCAGGAAGCGCGCGTTGGCGATGCCCAGCCGGCCGGCATTGGACTCGGCCAGCGCCACCGCCTCGGGCACCCGGTCGACGCCGAGCGTCTCCCACCCGGGGCGCTCGCTGGCGAAGGCCAGCGCGATGGCGCCGGTGCCGGTGCCCAGGTCGAGCAGGCGGCCCGAGGGCTCGGGGGCCAGCTCTAGCAGCACCTCCACCAGGGTCTCGGTATCGGGCCGTGGAATCAGGGTATGCCGCGAGGTGGCCAGGGCAAGCCCCCAGAACTCACGCTCGCCAGTCAGGTAGGCCACGGGGTGGCCCGCTGCGCGCGCCGCCACCAGAGCCTCGAAGCGGGCCCGCGCGTAGGTCGCCGCCGGGCGGTCGCCCCAGGTATAGAGCCACGTGCGTTCGACCCCCAGCACATGGCACAGCAGCACCTCGGCGTCGAGCCGCGGGCTGGGCGACCCCGCTCGCGCCAGGCGCTCGGCGGCCCGCGCCAACAGCACGTCGAGCCGCATCAGGCTTCCCGCTGCAGTGCCGCCAGCTGCTCGGCCTGATGCTCGTGGATCAGCGGGTCGAGGACCTCGTCGAGTTCGCCGGACATCACCTCGCCGAGCTTGTAGAGGGTGAGATTGATGCGATGGTCGGTCAGCCGGCCCTGGGGGAAGTTGTAGGTGCGGATGCGCTCGCTGCGATCCCCCGACCCCACCAGGCTGCGGCGCGTGTCGGCCTGCTCGCGCTGGCGGCTCTCCAGCGCGCTCTGCTTCAGCCGTGCAGCCAGCAGCGACATCGCCTTGGCCCGGTTCTTGTGCTGGCTGCGCTCCTCCTGGCACTCCACCACCACGCCGCTCGGCAGGTGGGTGATGCGGATCGCCGAGTCGGTGGTGTTGACGTGCTGGCCGCCGGCGCCGCTGGAGCGGAAGGTGTCGACGCGCAGGTCGGCGGGATTAATGTCGACGTCGCCCACCTCGTCGGCCTCCGGCATCACCGCCACGGTACAGGCGGAGGTGTGGATGCGCCCCTGGGACTCCGTGGCCGGCACGCGCTGGACACGGTGGGCGCCGGATTCGAACTTGAGCCGGGCATAGACCCCTTCGCCCTTGACCCGCGAGATGAGCTCCTTGTAGCCACCCTGCTCGCCGTGGCTGGCGCTGATCACCTCGACCTTCCAGCCCCGCTTTTCGGCATAGCGCGAGTACATGCGGAACAGGTCACCGGCGAACAGCGCCGCTTCGTCGCCGCCGGTGCCGGCACGTATCTCGAGGAAGACGTTGCGACCATCGTCCGGGTCGCGCGGCACCAGCAGCTGCTTGAGCCGTACCTCCAGCACCTCCAGCCGTCGCCGCCCCTCTTCCAGCTCCAGCTGCGCCAGCTCGCGCATCTCGGCGTCGCTGTCGTCGGCCAGCAGCGCGGCGTCCTCCAGGTCGCTCTCGACCGCCCGGTAGTCGCGCCAGGCCTCGACCAGGGGCTCGAGCTCGGCGTACTCGCGGGAATAATCGCGGAAACGAGGCTGATCGCTGATCACCTCGGGCTCCGCCAGCAGGGCGGCGAGCTCCTCGAAGCGCTCGACGAAGCCATCGAGACGCTGGCGCAGGGTCGCTTTCATGGCGTGTCCTGTCAGGGTTTCGTTGATGTGGAATCCAGCAGCAGCGCCTCGGCGGCGCTGAGCAGGTCGCGTCGCTCGCCGCCCGACGCCTCGCGCAGGGCCACGGTGGGGCGGTGCAGCAGGCGATTGGTGAGCTGATGGGCCAGCAGGCGGATCACCTCCTCGGGGTCCTCGCCGCGTGCCAGCCTGGCCAGCGCCTGACGCTCGGAATGCTCGCGCAGCTCGGCCGCCTGGTCGCGGTAGCGCCGAATCAGCTCCCCGCTGCCGCGGACGCGCCGCTCGTGCAGCCAGACGTGCACGCCATGCTCGATCAGCGCCTCCGCCTGATCGGCGGCCGCCTGGCGATGCCGGCGGTTCTCCTGGATCACCTCGTTGAGGTCGTCGACGGTATAGAGAAAGATGTCGTCCAGGTCGCCGACCTCGGGCTCGATGTCGCGCGGCACGGCGATGTCGACCATGAAGATCGGCCGGTGGCGGCGCTTCTTCAAGGCCCGCTCCGCCATGCCCTTGCCCAGGATCGGCAGCGGCGCAGCGGTGGAGGAGATGACGATGTCCGCGCGGGCCAGGGCCTCGGGGATCTCGTTGAGCGAGATCGCCTCGGCATTGAACTCGCCGGCCAGCAGCTCGGCACGTTCGCGCGTGCGGTTGGCCACGATCATGTTGCGCACGCCAGCCTCGCGCAGGTGGCGGGCGACCAGCTCGATGGTCTCTCCGGCGCCGATCAGCAACGCCCGGGAACGACTGAAGTCATCGAAGATGCGGCTGGCCAGGCTCACCGCGGCATAGGCCACCGAGACCGGGTTCTGGCCGATGCCGGTACGTGTCCGCACCTGCTTGGCCACGGCAAAGGTGTGCTGGAACAGCAGCTCCAGCTCGCCGCCCAGCCCGCTCGCCTGGCGCGCCGACTGATAGGCCTCCTTGAGCTGGCCGAGAATCTGCGGCTCGCCCAGCACCATGGAGTCCAGCCCCACCGCGACGCGCATCAGGTGCCGCGCGGCGTCATTGTCCAGGTAATGGTAGGCGCAGGGCGTGAGCTCATCGAGCGCCAGCCCGTGGAAGTGGCTCAACCAGTCGAGGATGGCGCGCTCGCCGCTCGGCTCGGTGACGCAGTAGAGCTCCGTACGGTTGCAGGTCGAGAGCACCGCCGCTTCATGCACCTGAGGCAGATGGCGCAGCTCGGTCAATGCCGACTCGAGTTGGGCGGGGGTGAAGGCGACCCGCTCGCGCACCGCGACAGTGGCCGTCCTATGGTTGATTCCAAGGGCAAGGAGCGTCATGCGTTAAGCGTCTTCGGTGATGTCGGCCGGCGGCACCGTAAATGAAAAAACCGTCTCTGCGGCGCTGCATTCTATCACAGCCTTCGGATATCGGCGCCAGGCGCACGGCTCCTGCCCTTGACGCACGACAAGGCTGGTGCACTCCCATGGCGATGGCGCCGACGCAGCGATCCCTTTGCCCATCGGCTGCTAGCCGGTATGCTGGCACCTCGGGACACCGGATGAGATACGCATGCCCTCGACGCTGATACGCTCCTCGCGCCATGGACTGGCAGTGCTTGGCCTGACCGTTCTGCTGGGCGGTTGCCAGGGCCTGGCCTCCTCCCCTTTGGCTACCACGCTAGAAGAAGACCCCATGGCCTCCGCCCCGCCCATCGAGCACGGGCTGGATGCAGAGGGGCTGGCGACGCTGCTGACGGCCGAGTTCGCCGGGCAGCGCGGCGACTATCGGCGTGCCACGCTGGGTTACCTGGCCATGGCCGAACGCTACGGGGTCGCGCAACTGGCGGAGCGCGGCACGCTGGCGGCGCGCTTCAGCAACGACGTCCTGCTGCTCGAGCAGGCGGTCAACGCCTGGCATCAGCTCGACCCGCTCGCGGAGGCACCGCTGCGTCTGCTCGCCGGGCTGGCCCTGCAGCGCGGCGACTGGGACCAGGCCCTCGAGCGGCGCCTGGCGCTGGCCGAGCAGGGACAGCATGCCGAGCTGACGCTGTTCGCCGAGCTGGCGCTCGAGGCCGGCGCCGATCCGCTTCCCCTGCGCGAACGGCTGCGAGAATATCTCGAGCGTACCGGCGTCGACACCCACCCGCACTATCACGATGCCGTGCTGGCCATGGCCACGCTCGAGGCGGCCACGGGCCAGCGCCAGCAGGCCGAGCGGCGCCTGAGCCTGCTCGAGCGCAATCACTCGGAGCTGCCCGCCCTGTGGCTCACCCGTGCCCAGTTGGCGTTGGAGGCCGACAGCCCGCGCCAGGCACGCGAGGCGGCACGCCGCGGCCTGGAGGTCTCGCCCGGCGATCCGCGCTTCCAGCTGCTTCTGGCGCAGGCCGAGCTGATGCTCGGTAACGTCGCCGCCGCCGAGCAGCACACCTCGACGCTGATGGAAGAGCACGTCGGCAACCAGGAGCTGCACCTCTCGCTGGCCCGCCTCTATCTGGAGGGTGGCCACCTGGACGCGGCCCGCCGCCTGCTGCTGCCGTTGGTCAGCAGCGACGAGCCACCTCCCGCCGCCTTCTACCTGATGGGCACCATCGCCGAGGAAGAGGGCGAGATCGACAACGCCCTTCTCTACTATCGCCAGGTGGCTCCCGGCGGCGATTTCCTGCGCGCCCGCCTGCGAGCGGCCCAGATGCTGATCGCGGACGAGCGCCTGCTCGACGCCCGGGCCTTCCTGCGCATCGAGCGCCTGCGCCATGAATCGCACTTCAGCGAACTGGTCGCCCTCGAGGTGGAACTGCTCGACGAAGTCGGCCGGCAGGACGACGCCGACGCCCTGCTCGACCGCGAGCTCTCGCGTACGCCCAACGACGAGCCGCTGCTCTATCTGCGCGCCATGCGCGCCTGGGAACACGGTGACTTCGAGGGCATGGAGCGCGACCTGGGACGCATCATCGAGGCCAATCCGGAGAATGCCTCCGCCCTCAATGCCCTGGGTTATACCCTGGCCGATATCAACGACGCCGAGCGCCTGGAGGAGGCCCGTGAACTGATCGAGCGTGCCCATGCGCTCGAACCCGGCAGCCCGGCGATCATGGACAGCCTGGGCTGGGTCCACTATCGGCTAGGCGACCCCGAACGTGCCCTGGCCTGGCTGGAGCGCGCCTACGCCAGCATGCCCGACCAGGAGATCGCCGCCCACCTGGCCGAGGTGCTGTGGACCCTCGATCGCCGGGAAGAGGCGCGACGCGTCGTGGAACAGGCACTGCGCCAGCACGACGAACATCCGCTGATCGACGCGCTCCTCGAGCGCGTTCCCGAGCTGGCCCCCTGATCATCCACTGTCAACGAGACGATGCCATGAGACGCCCCATTTCTGCGATACGCGGGCTCGCCGCGAGCCTTGCCCTGGCGCTGCTGGCCGGCTGCGCCACGCCTGGCGCGGCGCCGGACGGTGAGCGCACGGCCGACCAGTGGACGGCCCAGCAGGAGCGCCTGGAGGAACTGAACACCTGGACGCTGGTTGGCAAGGCCGGCCTGCGCACCCCCCAGGAGACGACCAGCGCCAACCTCGACTGGAGCCAGCATCCGCACTACTACCGCATGCTGATCAGCGGCCCCTTCGGCAGCGGCCGCAACCTGTTGGAGGGCCGCGAAGGTCGCTTCTCGTTGACCAACGCCGAGGGGCGCTTCGAAGCCGCGACGCCCGAGGCGCTGATGCAGCAGCAGCTCGGCTGGTCGCTGCCGGTCAGCTCCCTGGCCGACTGGATTCGCGGCCTGCCCGCCGACCACAGCCGTTACCAGCTGCAGCAGGACGAGCGCGGCTTCCCGCAGCAGCTCGAGCAGGATGGGTGGCAGATCGTCTATCGCGACTGGACCCAGGTCGAGTCGCTGTGGTTGCCGCGCCGCCTGGTCATGGAATATGACGACCTGCGCGTGACGCTGGTGGTCACGGAGTGGCGTCCCGTGATCGACGAGTGAGGCGATGACGGAACCGATGAAAGAGCTCGTATTGCCGGCGCCGGCCAAGCTCAACCGCATGCTGCACATTACTGGCCGCCGGCCCGATGGCTATCACGAGCTGCAGACGCTGTTCCAGTTCCTCGACCATGGCGACGAGCTGTGCTTGCGGCCAAGGAGGGATGGCGTGATTCGCTTGGCACCCGGCCTGTCGGGCGTGCCCGACAGTGACAACCTGATCGTGCGCGCCGCTCGCCTGCTGCAGGACGAAACCGGCTGTCGGCTTGGCGCCGACATTCACCTGACCAAGCGCCTGCCCATGGGGGGCGGCCTGGGCGGCGGCAGCAGCGACGCCGCCACCACGCTGCTCGGCCTCGACCGGCTCTGGCAGCTCGACCTCACGCTCGACCGGCTGGCGGAGCTCGGCCTGCAGCTCGGCGCGGACGTGCCGGTGTTCGTGCGCGGTCACGCCGCCTGGGCCGAAGGCGTGGGCGAGCGGCTCACGCCGGTGACGCTCGACACCCCTTGGTTCGTGGTCGTACACCCCGGCATCGAGGTCGCCACCGCCGCGGTGTTCGGGGCGGCGCAATTGACACGTAACACGGCCCCGATTACCATGGCGCGCGCACTGCAGGGGGGAGCGCCCAGCTGGCACAACGACTGCGAGCCGACGGTCCGGTCACTCTATCCGCAGGTCGCCGAAGCGCTCGACTGGCTTGGCCGCCGAGCTCCCGCCATGCTGACGGGAACCGGGGCCTGTGTCTTCGCCTGGTTCGATTCAGACGCCGAGGCGAAGCGTCTATTGGCCGACCTGCCGGGCCGCTATACTGCTTTCACTGCCCGCGGCCTGAATCTCTCCCCGCTACATGCTGCTCTAGGTCGACGGCCATGATGCCAGCGAGCGCCCGACCCGAAGCGCGGTGGCGTCGCTTGCGGCAACCTGGCTCATCGTCAACAGAGCTCCCCAACACTGCATAGGTGGATGCGCGT
This portion of the Billgrantia sulfidoxydans genome encodes:
- the prmC gene encoding peptide chain release factor N(5)-glutamine methyltransferase; the protein is MRLDVLLARAAERLARAGSPSPRLDAEVLLCHVLGVERTWLYTWGDRPAATYARARFEALVAARAAGHPVAYLTGEREFWGLALATSRHTLIPRPDTETLVEVLLELAPEPSGRLLDLGTGTGAIALAFASERPGWETLGVDRVPEAVALAESNAGRLGIANARFLLSDWFAALSGERFTLIAANPPYIDAGDPHLAQGDVRFEPSSALVAAEDGLADLRHLAEQGMGHLLAGGWLVLEHGHGQAAAVRGLLEAGGYVAVASRRDLGGWERVTFGRRPCQR
- the prfA gene encoding peptide chain release factor 1, whose amino-acid sequence is MKATLRQRLDGFVERFEELAALLAEPEVISDQPRFRDYSREYAELEPLVEAWRDYRAVESDLEDAALLADDSDAEMRELAQLELEEGRRRLEVLEVRLKQLLVPRDPDDGRNVFLEIRAGTGGDEAALFAGDLFRMYSRYAEKRGWKVEVISASHGEQGGYKELISRVKGEGVYARLKFESGAHRVQRVPATESQGRIHTSACTVAVMPEADEVGDVDINPADLRVDTFRSSGAGGQHVNTTDSAIRITHLPSGVVVECQEERSQHKNRAKAMSLLAARLKQSALESRQREQADTRRSLVGSGDRSERIRTYNFPQGRLTDHRINLTLYKLGEVMSGELDEVLDPLIHEHQAEQLAALQREA
- the hemA gene encoding glutamyl-tRNA reductase; this translates as MTLLALGINHRTATVAVRERVAFTPAQLESALTELRHLPQVHEAAVLSTCNRTELYCVTEPSGERAILDWLSHFHGLALDELTPCAYHYLDNDAARHLMRVAVGLDSMVLGEPQILGQLKEAYQSARQASGLGGELELLFQHTFAVAKQVRTRTGIGQNPVSVAYAAVSLASRIFDDFSRSRALLIGAGETIELVARHLREAGVRNMIVANRTRERAELLAGEFNAEAISLNEIPEALARADIVISSTAAPLPILGKGMAERALKKRRHRPIFMVDIAVPRDIEPEVGDLDDIFLYTVDDLNEVIQENRRHRQAAADQAEALIEHGVHVWLHERRVRGSGELIRRYRDQAAELREHSERQALARLARGEDPEEVIRLLAHQLTNRLLHRPTVALREASGGERRDLLSAAEALLLDSTSTKP
- a CDS encoding tetratricopeptide repeat protein, which produces MPSTLIRSSRHGLAVLGLTVLLGGCQGLASSPLATTLEEDPMASAPPIEHGLDAEGLATLLTAEFAGQRGDYRRATLGYLAMAERYGVAQLAERGTLAARFSNDVLLLEQAVNAWHQLDPLAEAPLRLLAGLALQRGDWDQALERRLALAEQGQHAELTLFAELALEAGADPLPLRERLREYLERTGVDTHPHYHDAVLAMATLEAATGQRQQAERRLSLLERNHSELPALWLTRAQLALEADSPRQAREAARRGLEVSPGDPRFQLLLAQAELMLGNVAAAEQHTSTLMEEHVGNQELHLSLARLYLEGGHLDAARRLLLPLVSSDEPPPAAFYLMGTIAEEEGEIDNALLYYRQVAPGGDFLRARLRAAQMLIADERLLDARAFLRIERLRHESHFSELVALEVELLDEVGRQDDADALLDRELSRTPNDEPLLYLRAMRAWEHGDFEGMERDLGRIIEANPENASALNALGYTLADINDAERLEEARELIERAHALEPGSPAIMDSLGWVHYRLGDPERALAWLERAYASMPDQEIAAHLAEVLWTLDRREEARRVVEQALRQHDEHPLIDALLERVPELAP
- the lolB gene encoding lipoprotein insertase outer membrane protein LolB, with protein sequence MRRPISAIRGLAASLALALLAGCATPGAAPDGERTADQWTAQQERLEELNTWTLVGKAGLRTPQETTSANLDWSQHPHYYRMLISGPFGSGRNLLEGREGRFSLTNAEGRFEAATPEALMQQQLGWSLPVSSLADWIRGLPADHSRYQLQQDERGFPQQLEQDGWQIVYRDWTQVESLWLPRRLVMEYDDLRVTLVVTEWRPVIDE
- the ispE gene encoding 4-(cytidine 5'-diphospho)-2-C-methyl-D-erythritol kinase, with the translated sequence MKELVLPAPAKLNRMLHITGRRPDGYHELQTLFQFLDHGDELCLRPRRDGVIRLAPGLSGVPDSDNLIVRAARLLQDETGCRLGADIHLTKRLPMGGGLGGGSSDAATTLLGLDRLWQLDLTLDRLAELGLQLGADVPVFVRGHAAWAEGVGERLTPVTLDTPWFVVVHPGIEVATAAVFGAAQLTRNTAPITMARALQGGAPSWHNDCEPTVRSLYPQVAEALDWLGRRAPAMLTGTGACVFAWFDSDAEAKRLLADLPGRYTAFTARGLNLSPLHAALGRRP